In Pseudomonadota bacterium, the following are encoded in one genomic region:
- a CDS encoding AAA family ATPase, translating to MKIAISGKGGVGKTTIIAMLAEQMRQDGMEVLVIDADPSPQMAQTIGVKNPEKIIPIADMKQTLIERSGKTEGSPFYNINPQVDDLLSRYMVEENGLKLMVLGAIETGDKGCACAENTVLRRMLTKMLLGPHQAILLDMEAGVEHLGRGTIAGVDHLLTVVIPQKSSIRTALKVKKLADDVGIKKVHFIGNHVIDKDDEDFLTEGLGTKPIAFFREYPEVSKTERKGLPVISQLDLMREPVKDVLEALK from the coding sequence ATGAAAATAGCGATAAGCGGTAAAGGCGGGGTCGGGAAAACCACCATCATTGCGATGCTCGCCGAGCAGATGCGGCAGGACGGCATGGAGGTGCTGGTGATCGATGCCGACCCGAGCCCGCAGATGGCCCAGACCATCGGGGTGAAAAACCCGGAAAAGATCATCCCCATCGCCGATATGAAACAGACGCTCATCGAGCGCTCCGGCAAAACCGAGGGCTCACCGTTCTACAATATCAACCCCCAGGTCGATGATCTTTTAAGCCGTTACATGGTCGAGGAAAACGGCCTGAAGCTGATGGTTTTAGGCGCGATCGAAACCGGCGACAAGGGCTGCGCCTGCGCCGAGAACACGGTGCTCCGGAGAATGCTGACCAAGATGCTCCTTGGCCCCCACCAGGCGATCCTGCTCGATATGGAGGCGGGAGTGGAACATCTTGGGCGGGGAACGATCGCCGGAGTCGACCACCTGCTGACCGTGGTGATCCCCCAGAAATCAAGCATCAGAACTGCACTGAAAGTAAAAAAACTGGCCGATGATGTCGGCATTAAGAAGGTTCACTTCATCGGCAATCACGTGATCGACAAGGATGACGAGGATTTCCTCACCGAAGGCCTCGGCACAAAACCGATCGCCTTTTTCAGGGAGTACCCGGAAGTGAGCAAGACCGAACGAAAAGGGTTGCCGGTGATCAGCCAGCTGGATTTGATGCGGGAACCGGTAAAGGATGTGCTGGAAGCGCTGAAATAA
- a CDS encoding type II toxin-antitoxin system Phd/YefM family antitoxin yields the protein MYNLTIHLFGGVAMKATVVDLRYKMKDVLKALDRNEKVTVFYRGKVKGVLVPSEEGQALKITDHSFFGMFSEDTDKSVQDVLDGLRGARYDDL from the coding sequence ATGTATAATCTGACTATACATTTGTTTGGAGGTGTCGCCATGAAAGCAACGGTTGTTGATTTACGATACAAAATGAAGGATGTCCTGAAGGCGCTTGACCGGAATGAGAAAGTGACGGTCTTTTACCGTGGCAAGGTCAAGGGGGTTCTGGTTCCCTCTGAAGAAGGGCAGGCTTTAAAGATTACCGACCATTCTTTTTTCGGTATGTTTTCAGAGGATACCGACAAATCCGTGCAGGATGTTCTCGACGGGCTGAGAGGAGCACGCTACGATGATCTTTGA
- a CDS encoding type II toxin-antitoxin system VapC family toxin produces the protein MIFDTDIFIWVQRGNEKAARLMQKADEKYLSIQTYMELLQCARNKNQHRQVKDFLSSFGFRVLPLTENIGHRASIYVEEYTLSSNIRSGDAIIAATAVENNMVLASSNVKHFKEIKELDFKPFKP, from the coding sequence ATGATCTTTGATACGGATATCTTCATCTGGGTGCAGAGGGGCAATGAAAAAGCGGCCCGGCTGATGCAGAAGGCGGATGAGAAGTATCTCTCAATCCAGACCTATATGGAACTGCTGCAATGCGCCAGAAACAAAAACCAGCACCGGCAGGTGAAAGATTTCCTTTCGTCTTTCGGGTTCAGGGTTCTTCCACTGACCGAGAACATCGGTCATCGTGCTTCGATTTATGTTGAAGAGTATACCCTGTCGTCGAATATCAGATCGGGAGACGCGATAATCGCTGCGACAGCAGTCGAAAACAATATGGTTCTTGCATCAAGTAATGTAAAACATTTCAAAGAAATTAAAGAACTGGATTTTAAACCATTCAAACCCTGA
- a CDS encoding DUF1343 domain-containing protein, whose translation MITLGIEILARDGHPWLEGKRLGLLCNQASTDSRFRHSRDIVNDRFPGRLSCLFSPQHGFFSDRQDNMVESDHLVDRATGLPVFSLYGETRRPTAEMFRNIDVLLVDLQDVGTRVYTFIYTMAYCLEAAAEYGKKVVVLDRPNPIGGELVEGNILQSDLFSFVGLYPMPMRHGLTIGELARLFNDHFGFEAEIEVIRAEGWRRKMLFRDTGLPWLFPSPNMPTPETALVYPGQVIWEGTNISEGRGTCLPFELFGAPFINHGEVSAKLADTDLPGCLLRPVAFEPTSNKFARELCNGFHVQVVDPQQFRPYRTSLALLQALMGLYPDDFAYKEPPYEYEYEKLPMDLIIGNREILAELENGVPVAELERRWQNDLQEFDRMRRDWFLYD comes from the coding sequence ATGATCACCCTCGGTATTGAAATTTTGGCCCGTGACGGCCACCCCTGGCTGGAAGGCAAGCGCCTTGGCCTACTCTGCAACCAGGCGTCCACCGACAGCCGTTTCAGGCACAGTCGGGACATTGTAAACGATCGTTTTCCCGGCCGGCTGTCCTGCCTTTTCTCGCCCCAGCATGGATTTTTTTCCGACCGGCAGGACAATATGGTCGAGTCGGACCATCTGGTTGACCGGGCTACCGGTTTGCCGGTTTTCAGTCTCTATGGCGAGACCCGCCGACCGACCGCCGAGATGTTCAGGAATATTGATGTGCTGCTGGTCGATCTTCAGGATGTGGGAACGCGGGTCTATACCTTCATCTACACCATGGCCTATTGCCTGGAAGCCGCCGCTGAATACGGCAAGAAGGTGGTCGTTCTCGACCGCCCGAACCCCATCGGCGGCGAACTGGTTGAGGGCAATATCCTGCAAAGTGACCTCTTTTCCTTTGTCGGTCTCTATCCCATGCCGATGCGCCATGGCCTGACCATCGGCGAACTGGCCCGGCTGTTCAATGACCATTTCGGCTTTGAGGCCGAGATCGAAGTGATCAGGGCCGAGGGCTGGCGCCGCAAGATGCTCTTTCGGGATACCGGTCTGCCGTGGCTCTTTCCCTCCCCCAATATGCCCACCCCTGAAACGGCCCTGGTCTACCCCGGGCAGGTGATCTGGGAGGGCACCAATATCTCGGAGGGCCGCGGCACCTGCCTGCCGTTCGAGCTTTTCGGGGCGCCGTTTATCAATCATGGCGAGGTGTCGGCAAAGCTTGCGGACACAGATCTGCCGGGATGCCTCCTGCGGCCGGTGGCTTTTGAACCGACCTCCAACAAGTTTGCCCGGGAACTCTGCAACGGCTTTCACGTCCAGGTCGTTGATCCCCAGCAGTTCCGTCCGTACCGGACTTCTCTTGCTCTTCTTCAGGCCCTGATGGGACTCTACCCCGATGATTTTGCCTACAAGGAGCCGCCCTACGAGTACGAGTATGAAAAACTGCCGATGGACCTGATCATCGGTAACCGGGAAATACTTGCAGAGCTTGAGAATGGCGTTCCCGTGGCGGAACTGGAAAGGCGCTGGCAAAACGATTTGCAGGAATTTGACCGGATGAGGCGGGACTGGTTTCTTTATGATTAA
- a CDS encoding transcriptional repressor, translating into MIRFPFGNRNKTKKQNEPVDVVQHDAEREQFKAVLSAINATRIEDRLRVLDIFLSTEQHVTLASLAELMKKIDNDLYNMSFLRNTMNMFCQCGFARKQTFDDQDTTYEHHHLGTHHDHFICTACGKIQEFHNNTLERLQREIASDFGFHPLQHKMEIYGICTDCFAKRDVNLSLQMVAAGEKVRIVDIEGEGEMQGRLASMGLTPGTELEMINSNPAGPFIIAARDTRLALDPDMARSIIVVHICRHPVKM; encoded by the coding sequence ATGATCAGATTCCCCTTCGGCAACCGGAACAAAACAAAAAAACAGAACGAGCCCGTCGATGTTGTACAGCACGATGCGGAACGGGAACAGTTCAAGGCGGTACTCTCGGCGATCAATGCCACCCGGATCGAAGACCGGCTCCGGGTGCTTGATATCTTTCTCTCCACCGAGCAGCATGTGACGCTGGCAAGTCTTGCCGAGCTGATGAAGAAGATCGACAACGATCTGTACAACATGTCGTTTCTGCGCAATACCATGAATATGTTCTGTCAGTGCGGTTTTGCCCGGAAGCAGACCTTCGATGATCAGGACACGACCTATGAACATCACCATCTCGGGACCCACCACGACCATTTCATCTGTACCGCCTGCGGCAAGATCCAGGAGTTCCATAACAATACCCTGGAAAGACTGCAGCGGGAGATCGCCTCTGATTTCGGCTTTCATCCTCTGCAGCACAAGATGGAAATTTACGGGATCTGCACCGATTGCTTTGCCAAGAGAGACGTGAACCTGTCATTGCAGATGGTGGCCGCCGGCGAAAAGGTCAGGATCGTCGATATTGAAGGGGAAGGGGAGATGCAGGGACGGCTCGCTTCCATGGGGCTTACACCCGGAACCGAGCTTGAGATGATCAACAGCAACCCGGCAGGCCCTTTCATCATTGCCGCCAGGGACACCCGCCTTGCCCTTGATCCGGACATGGCCCGGTCGATAATCGTTGTCCATATCTGTCGGCATCCGGTTAAGATGTAG
- the ispH gene encoding 4-hydroxy-3-methylbut-2-enyl diphosphate reductase, with protein sequence MKVILAKNAGFCMGVRRAVETTLDEVRRDKKIATLGPLIHNPQVLKMLEERGVEILREIPDQREGTVIIRAHGVPPESKSRLLQSGARVEDATCPRVLKVQAIISRHQQQGASTVIVGDRNHAEVEGLLGFAGGRGQVVSNDEEAKALQVDAPYIIVSQTTKDNATFERISNTIMANCPGGQVFNTICDSTHKRQASVIDLCSEVEAMVVVGGKESANTRRLGEIVSNHGLPVFLVETEEELDLASLAQFSCVGVTAGASTPSWMINRVIQVLESTPGPDESPFASLVYKAICALMSSNIYVALGGGLLGCAADRLMNGATSGDFFLMIFSYLFAMHNLNRFGGTGSGAFSDPVREKFKVKFRRPLLLLSWIALAFSLSIAYNNNAFSFPVLVVMSVLGALYSLSIFPRKLPGLFRMREIREIPGSKTFFVSFAWAFIIVVVPALGGGERLDHSLIGAFLTILLLVYIRSALYDIFELQGDRIIGKETLPVFIGRPRSLMLLYGIMIALSLMVTAGVATGWFDPLWLLLLPVLVYMFILSRLHEKDKFSYSPKLEFAVDSSFVIFALLVVAGVYLQH encoded by the coding sequence ATGAAAGTCATACTCGCCAAAAATGCAGGTTTCTGTATGGGCGTTCGCAGAGCGGTCGAAACGACCCTCGACGAAGTCCGCAGAGATAAAAAAATTGCCACCCTCGGCCCGCTGATTCACAACCCGCAGGTTCTGAAGATGCTCGAAGAGCGGGGCGTTGAGATCTTACGGGAAATTCCCGACCAGCGGGAAGGAACGGTCATCATCCGGGCCCACGGGGTGCCGCCGGAAAGCAAGAGCCGGCTTCTGCAATCCGGCGCCAGGGTTGAAGATGCAACCTGCCCGCGGGTCCTTAAAGTTCAGGCAATTATCAGCAGGCACCAGCAGCAGGGCGCCTCCACGGTGATCGTCGGCGACCGCAACCATGCCGAGGTGGAAGGGCTGCTCGGTTTTGCCGGTGGCCGCGGACAGGTGGTCAGTAACGATGAGGAGGCGAAAGCCCTGCAGGTCGACGCACCCTATATCATCGTCAGCCAGACCACCAAGGACAATGCCACCTTTGAGAGAATCAGCAACACGATCATGGCCAATTGTCCGGGCGGCCAGGTGTTTAATACGATCTGTGATTCCACCCACAAACGTCAGGCCTCGGTGATCGATCTGTGCAGCGAGGTGGAGGCGATGGTGGTGGTCGGCGGCAAGGAAAGCGCCAATACCAGACGGCTTGGCGAGATTGTCAGCAATCACGGTCTGCCGGTGTTCCTGGTCGAAACCGAGGAGGAGCTCGATCTTGCTTCCCTGGCGCAGTTTTCCTGCGTCGGGGTCACTGCCGGGGCGTCGACTCCGTCGTGGATGATCAACCGGGTGATCCAGGTCCTCGAATCGACTCCCGGCCCTGATGAGTCGCCCTTTGCTTCTCTTGTTTACAAGGCAATCTGCGCCCTGATGTCGTCGAACATCTATGTGGCCCTCGGCGGAGGTCTTCTCGGCTGCGCTGCCGACCGGCTGATGAACGGCGCCACCTCAGGCGATTTTTTTCTGATGATTTTCAGTTATCTCTTTGCCATGCATAACCTGAACCGTTTCGGCGGCACCGGTTCCGGCGCTTTTTCCGACCCGGTCAGGGAAAAATTCAAGGTGAAATTCCGCAGGCCGTTACTGCTTCTCTCCTGGATCGCCCTGGCCTTTTCATTATCGATTGCCTACAACAATAATGCCTTCTCCTTTCCGGTTCTGGTCGTGATGAGTGTGCTGGGCGCCCTGTACAGTTTAAGTATTTTCCCGAGAAAGCTTCCCGGCTTGTTCAGAATGCGGGAAATCAGAGAGATTCCCGGATCAAAAACCTTTTTTGTTTCTTTTGCCTGGGCGTTTATCATCGTGGTCGTCCCGGCACTCGGTGGCGGCGAAAGGCTCGACCACAGCCTGATCGGGGCGTTTCTGACCATTCTGCTCCTGGTCTACATCCGCAGCGCCCTCTATGATATTTTCGAACTGCAGGGCGACCGGATCATCGGCAAGGAAACACTTCCCGTGTTCATCGGCCGGCCCAGAAGTCTGATGCTTCTCTACGGGATCATGATCGCCCTCTCCCTGATGGTGACCGCCGGGGTCGCCACCGGCTGGTTTGATCCCCTCTGGCTCCTGCTGCTGCCCGTCCTGGTCTACATGTTCATTCTTTCCAGGCTCCATGAGAAGGACAAGTTTTCCTACAGTCCGAAGCTTGAATTCGCGGTTGATTCGTCATTCGTAATCTTTGCCCTGCTGGTTGTCGCCGGGGTTTATCTCCAACACTGA
- the ftsY gene encoding signal recognition particle-docking protein FtsY: MFGWFRRNKKTGPEEGAEGQTPGTEYGKVSDSHRLAKGLDRTRKSFMGRLNDLFSIRKKIDRELLEDLEEILITADLGVGITAELLEEARQMAGRDELAEPSAIRKILQDRIAAHLATPGGGRKLEIPEAGPLVIMVLGVNGVGKTTSIGKMANKFVKAGQKVLLVAADTFRAAAAEQLQIWGERIGVEVVAKEAGADPSSVIYDALEPERCKDKDVIIVDTAGRMHTKVNLVEELKKIKRVMGKKIPGAPHEVLLVIDATTGQNAISQARMFNDAVDVTGLVLTKLDGTAKGGIVVNICREFDIPIRFIGIGEQLDDLRDFDADEFAEALFGPEQGEE; encoded by the coding sequence ATGTTCGGTTGGTTCAGACGTAATAAAAAAACAGGTCCGGAAGAAGGCGCTGAAGGGCAAACTCCCGGGACCGAGTACGGTAAAGTGAGCGATTCACATCGCCTTGCGAAGGGGCTTGATCGGACCAGAAAATCATTCATGGGCCGCCTGAACGATCTTTTTTCAATCCGGAAAAAGATCGACCGGGAGCTCCTTGAAGATCTTGAGGAAATCCTGATCACCGCCGATCTCGGGGTCGGGATTACCGCAGAGCTTCTGGAGGAAGCCCGGCAGATGGCTGGGCGCGATGAACTGGCCGAACCGTCGGCCATCAGGAAAATCCTGCAAGACCGGATTGCCGCGCATCTTGCAACCCCGGGAGGCGGCCGGAAACTTGAGATCCCGGAGGCTGGACCGCTGGTGATCATGGTGCTGGGGGTCAACGGGGTGGGCAAGACCACTTCCATCGGCAAGATGGCCAATAAGTTCGTGAAAGCGGGGCAGAAGGTCCTGCTGGTCGCCGCCGATACCTTCAGGGCCGCCGCTGCCGAACAACTGCAGATCTGGGGGGAGCGGATCGGGGTCGAGGTGGTGGCGAAAGAAGCCGGAGCCGATCCTTCATCGGTGATCTACGATGCCCTCGAACCGGAGCGGTGTAAAGACAAAGATGTGATCATTGTCGATACCGCAGGGAGGATGCATACCAAGGTGAACCTGGTGGAGGAACTGAAAAAAATCAAGCGGGTGATGGGCAAAAAGATTCCCGGCGCCCCCCATGAGGTGCTGCTGGTCATTGACGCCACCACCGGCCAGAACGCCATCTCCCAGGCCCGGATGTTCAACGATGCGGTTGATGTGACCGGACTTGTCCTCACCAAACTCGATGGTACCGCTAAAGGCGGCATCGTGGTGAACATCTGCCGGGAGTTTGACATCCCGATCCGCTTCATCGGGATCGGGGAGCAGCTTGACGATCTGCGCGATTTTGATGCAGACGAATTTGCCGAAGCCCTTTTCGGCCCCGAGCAGGGAGAGGAGTGA
- a CDS encoding DnaJ domain-containing protein yields MYYRKHQQPGCGGCLLILLMIVLLTGGNFFDFLGIIFFAGLSVIVLLLAVFWGFNFFIRSRIASYEESQTEAHNRFVFLLVNILVNIARIDGEVSREELDTIHRFFRQNLNYNQSQTLWLKELIKEATSSPRGLDELLAEFKAHFTYEPRLILLELIYQVIYSKPQSIDSELQYAERIAVYLNINEYDRRAIHGKYTARSRSAASTEESYYDILGLSPGASYEEIKKAYRQLSMRYHPDKVGHLGEEFRKVAEEKMKELNVAYNHLKKKFNG; encoded by the coding sequence ATGTATTACCGAAAACATCAGCAACCCGGTTGCGGCGGTTGTCTCCTGATCCTCCTGATGATCGTCCTGTTGACGGGCGGCAATTTCTTCGATTTTCTCGGGATCATCTTCTTTGCCGGTCTGTCGGTCATCGTTCTGCTGCTCGCCGTTTTCTGGGGCTTCAATTTCTTTATCCGCAGCCGGATCGCTTCCTATGAAGAGTCCCAGACCGAAGCGCACAATCGTTTTGTCTTCCTGCTGGTCAATATCCTGGTCAATATCGCGCGGATCGACGGGGAGGTGAGCCGCGAGGAACTCGACACCATCCACCGGTTCTTCCGGCAGAATCTGAATTACAACCAGAGTCAGACTCTTTGGCTGAAGGAGTTGATCAAAGAGGCAACCTCGTCACCGAGGGGGCTTGATGAGCTTTTGGCCGAATTCAAGGCCCATTTTACTTACGAACCAAGGTTGATTCTTCTCGAACTGATCTATCAGGTGATCTATTCAAAGCCGCAGTCCATCGATTCCGAATTGCAGTATGCGGAAAGAATAGCGGTCTATCTCAATATCAATGAGTACGACCGGCGGGCGATCCACGGCAAGTACACCGCCAGGTCCCGTTCTGCGGCATCCACCGAGGAGAGTTATTATGATATCCTCGGTCTGTCCCCGGGCGCATCATATGAGGAGATCAAGAAGGCCTATCGCCAGCTCAGCATGAGGTACCATCCGGACAAGGTCGGCCATCTCGGCGAAGAATTCAGAAAGGTCGCCGAAGAGAAAATGAAGGAACTGAATGTCGCCTACAACCACCTGAAGAAAAAATTCAACGGGTGA
- a CDS encoding DUF3524 domain-containing protein: MAGRILALEPYYGGSHKNFLDGLAAVWPGGFDLITLPARKWKWRMRLSAPWLAAELAGMLPGATSGYSCLLCSTFVDVATFKGLAPAWARELPVLTYFHENQFVYPVRVEDARDAHFALTNLTTALASDRLAFNSRYNYRTFLEGCTGLLKISSDMDLGDLPSLLDRKTSFINPGIDFTLADSLDREMPEGKKPVVVWNHRWEHDKNPEEFFAAIDRLDQEGVDFHLIVLGESFRECPDVFTEARKRFALRILQFGYAGSREEYIGWLKKGDVVVSTAGHEFYGISIIEAVRAGCRPVLPNRLSYPELFPREFLYEEGGLFGKLKASLALGALSNASARNLTERFSWDVLRERYIEWLSGECYIDTRR, translated from the coding sequence ATGGCCGGCAGGATACTCGCTCTGGAGCCCTATTACGGCGGCTCCCATAAGAATTTTCTGGATGGGCTTGCCGCCGTCTGGCCCGGCGGGTTCGATCTGATCACCCTCCCGGCCCGCAAGTGGAAATGGCGGATGCGGCTTTCCGCGCCGTGGCTGGCTGCCGAACTCGCCGGGATGCTTCCCGGGGCAACTTCCGGGTACAGCTGTCTCTTGTGCTCAACCTTTGTCGATGTGGCGACCTTCAAAGGGCTTGCTCCCGCCTGGGCTCGTGAGCTGCCGGTTCTGACCTATTTTCATGAAAACCAGTTTGTTTATCCGGTGCGGGTGGAGGATGCAAGGGACGCTCATTTCGCGCTGACCAATTTGACCACCGCTCTCGCCTCCGACCGGCTGGCCTTCAATTCCCGTTACAATTACCGGACTTTTCTGGAGGGCTGCACCGGGCTTCTGAAAATATCATCCGATATGGATCTCGGCGACCTGCCGTCACTTCTCGACCGGAAAACATCGTTCATCAATCCCGGGATCGACTTTACCCTTGCAGATTCCCTCGACCGGGAAATGCCGGAGGGGAAAAAGCCGGTGGTCGTCTGGAATCACCGCTGGGAGCATGATAAAAATCCCGAAGAATTCTTTGCCGCCATCGACCGGCTGGACCAGGAGGGAGTTGACTTCCACCTGATTGTTCTCGGCGAATCTTTTCGTGAGTGCCCGGATGTATTTACCGAGGCGCGAAAGCGGTTCGCGCTCCGGATCCTTCAGTTCGGGTATGCCGGGAGCAGGGAAGAGTACATCGGCTGGCTGAAAAAAGGTGATGTGGTGGTTTCAACCGCGGGGCATGAATTTTACGGTATTTCGATCATCGAGGCGGTCAGGGCCGGCTGTCGACCGGTCCTGCCGAACCGGCTCTCCTATCCGGAACTCTTCCCCCGGGAATTCCTGTATGAAGAAGGGGGGCTCTTTGGAAAACTCAAAGCATCGCTTGCCCTTGGCGCATTGTCGAATGCGTCCGCCAGGAATCTGACGGAGCGGTTTTCCTGGGACGTGCTGCGAGAGCGATACATTGAATGGCTTTCAGGTGAGTGTTATATTGATACCAGGCGGTAA
- a CDS encoding DUF1178 family protein, whose product MIVYDLSCTCGSQFEGWFQSGEDFLKQQEGGFLSCPVCSGRQVKKILSPVSVKCSAEPAPGSNPENETTDPEKVAARVLRNLQDFVMKEYEDVGARLARESLEIKYGLKEPRNIRGVSTAEEEKLLKKEGIELVKIPLPAKEDKKVN is encoded by the coding sequence GTGATAGTCTATGATCTCTCATGCACCTGCGGCAGCCAGTTTGAAGGCTGGTTCCAGTCCGGCGAGGATTTTCTGAAACAGCAGGAGGGCGGTTTCTTGTCCTGCCCGGTCTGTTCCGGAAGACAGGTCAAAAAGATCCTCTCTCCGGTTTCCGTAAAATGTTCAGCAGAGCCTGCCCCCGGATCCAATCCTGAAAATGAAACCACGGATCCGGAAAAGGTCGCCGCCAGGGTCCTCAGAAACCTCCAGGATTTTGTGATGAAAGAGTATGAAGATGTGGGAGCCCGGCTTGCCAGGGAAAGCCTGGAAATCAAGTACGGTCTGAAGGAGCCGAGAAATATCAGGGGGGTCAGCACTGCCGAAGAAGAAAAACTCCTGAAAAAAGAGGGGATTGAGCTGGTGAAAATTCCACTGCCTGCCAAAGAAGACAAGAAGGTGAATTAG